The proteins below are encoded in one region of Strix aluco isolate bStrAlu1 chromosome 8, bStrAlu1.hap1, whole genome shotgun sequence:
- the TADA1 gene encoding transcriptional adapter 1, with amino-acid sequence MRPCVVSASKLGASSPSSRPGMAAAPLRSAPLRCRRRRACAGPRPLGRRGPVSCHVTGGAPPRFRAAAAICGALRRGGGRRVVSVPVCQVAAVMATYVSELEAAKKSLSEALGENVKQYWANLKLWFKQKISKEEFDLEARRLLTQDNVHSHNDFLLAILTRCQILVSAPEGAGSLPWPGGSATKPGKPKGKKKISSVRQKFDHRFQPQNPLSGAQQFVAKDPQEDDDLKLCSHTMMLPTRGQLEGRMIVTAYEHGLDNVTEEAVTAVVYAVENHLKDILTSVISRRKAYRLRDGHFKYAFGSNVNPQPYLKNSVVAYNNLIECPPTCATPSAGQNLAPQPPPDDAEQQAALLLACSGDTLPASLPPVNMYDLFEALQVHKEVIPAHTVYALNIERIVMKLWHPNHEELQQDKIHRQRLAAKEGLLLC; translated from the exons ATGCGGCCCTGCGTGGTCTCCGCCTCGAAGTTAGGCGCCTCGTCGCCCAGCAGCAGACCCGGCATGGCCGCGGCTCcactccgctccgctccgcttcgctgccgccgccgccgcgcatgCGCGGGACCCCGCCCCCTCGGCCGGCGGGGCCCAGTGAGCTGTCACGTGACCGGGGGTGCGCCGCCGCGCTTTAGGGCTGCCGCCGCGATTTGCGGCGCTTTGCGGCGCGGAGGAGGGAGGCGGGTGGTCTCGGTGCCCGTCTGTCAGGTAGCGGCGGTGATGGCGACGTACGTGAGCGAGTTGGAGGCGGCCAAGAAGAGCCTGAGCGAGGCGCTGGGCGAGAACGTGAAGCA GTACTGGGCCAACTTGAAGCTCTGGTTCAAGCAAAAGATAAGTAAGGAGGAGTTTGACCTGGAAGCACGCAGGCTTCTCACGCAAGACAATG TCCACTCTCACAACGATTTCCTCCTGGCTATTCTTACCCGATGTCAGATCTTGGTTTCTGCACCAG AAGGTGCTGGATCTCTGCCATGGCCAGGGGGCTCTGCAACTAAACCTGGAAaacccaaaggaaagaaaaagatttcttcgGTTCGACAAAAATTTGAT CACCGGTTCCAGCCTCAGAATCCTCTGTCTGGAGCTCAGCAATTTGTGGCAAAAGATCCTCAGGAGGATGATGATTTGAAGCTGTGTTCTCATACCATGATGCTTCCTACACGTGGCCAGTTAGAAGGAAGGATGATCGTAACTGCGTATGAGCACGGGCTAGACAATGTCACGGAGGAGGCAGTGACTGCAGTTGTTTATGCTGTGGAG AACCATCTTAAGGATATTCTGACATCTGTGATATCCAGGCGGAAAGCCTATCGTCTGAGAGATGGCCATTTCAAGTATGCCTTTGGAAGCAACGTTAACCCTCAGCCGTATCTGAAGAACAGTGTTGTTGCTTATAACAATTTAATTGAGTG CCCTCCAACCTGTGCAACACCTTCTGCTGGCCAGAACCTAGCTCCCCAGCCCCCGCCCGACGATGCtgagcagcaggcagctctgctcctggcgTGCTCTGGAGACACCCTACCAGCATCCCTCCCACCAGTGAACATGTACGACCTGTTTGAGGCGTTACAG GTACACAAAGAAGTTATTCCGGCACACACTGTCTACGCTCTAAACATTGAGAGAATTGTCATGAAACTCTGGCATCCAAACCACGAAGAGCTACAGCAGGATAAAATCCATCGCCAGCGTCTGGCGGCGAAGGAGGGCCTTCTGCTCTGCTAG